In the Uranotaenia lowii strain MFRU-FL chromosome 1, ASM2978415v1, whole genome shotgun sequence genome, TTTCGGAGAGGTCAGTTACATGGTGGGCAGCAGTGGAGGTTCGCCGGACGAAAATAGCAACGGCAGCGCGGGAGGATACGTTCAACGCACTCAGGCCAATGCCAGAGAACGGCTCAGGACGCATAGGTAATCTCTcagattataaattttgaagttagcTGGATGTTGTAATAAATTTCGATTCATTTTTCATCAAGCGTTAACTCAGCGTTCACCAATCTGCGGCTGCTGATTCCGACCGAACCAAAAAAccgaaaactttcaaaaattgaaacccTACGGCTGGCCAAGAGTTATATTTCCCATCTGATCGCGGTTCTCATGACTGGTAAGTGGAAATAATCCTTCGATTTATTTGGGTAAATCAAAAATGTTCGCCATTGCCTTAAGCCTGCCTTGAACAAGTTTAAACTAATAAcctaaaacaaatatttcataaaagaagGCGTAAATAATTGTGTCGATTCCAGTTGTTGGAAACCAAAGCGCCTTTAATAAGGCAATCTATCTAATCTATCAATACCGTAATTAGGGGGATGCATGagcgaaaatttttattatcaaatttaaaaaaaatcgaccatATCTCGcgtgacataaactagtcgcaatttcttttcatttagaatcgtatttgtagcctggacaacatattcttgTATATGTAAAATATGCatgttaaagttgttttgatggcttttgcagcagttttctgtgaattctcaaGATATTTCATACGAGGTAATGAAAGCTCactcaaattttaacaaaaaatgatgaaaataaccaaaattaccaaaattaaatCATGAcaaaatcaatgacaaaaaaatgacaaaaacgaccaagattaaaaaataagaaaaattacaaacatcgccaaataaccaaattttaaaaaagacaaaaacaaattgataataaaaacaaaaataaacacagaCACAGATAACAAAACCATCAAATGAAAAATCCCAAGATagcaaaaaaaagaagaaaaataaaaaaatgactcaaaacgCTGAAACAGGTAAAtggacaaacatgacaaaaatgcattaattgattttaaaaacacctaaacaacaaaattaaacaaaaattttaaaaaaaattcaaacaatgaaaaacaacCCAAATTGCAACCATTCCATAAATAACAGAAATACGATGACGATGACGAAAAGTATACttcaaaaaattacgaaaatcaccctaataacaaaaaatttcatgaatacctaacacctggaaaaaaataacaaaaatgaataaatagccaaaattgataaaatgtcgaaaaaatacaaaaacgatcaaaaatgacacaaatgacaaaaatgacaaaacattttcgtcatttttgtcatttatgtcattttcgtcaaATTAACCTTTtcgtcctttttgtcatttttgtcatttttgtcatttttgtcatatttgtcatttttgtcatttttgtcatttttgtcatttttgtcatttttgtcatttttgtcatttttgtcatttttgtcatatttgtcatttttgtcatttttgttattttggtcatttttgtcatttctgtcatttctgtcatttttgtcatttttgtcatttatgtcatttttgtcatttttgtcatttttgtcatttttgtcatttttgtcatttttgtcatttttgtcatttttgtcatttttgtcatttttgtcatttttgtcatttttgtcatttttgtcatttttgtcatttttgtcatttttctcatttttctcatttttgtcatttttgtcatttttgtcatttttgtcatttttgtcaattttgccatttttgtcatttttgtcatttttgtcatttttgttatttttgtcatttttgtcatttttgtcatttttgccatttttgtcatttttgtcatttttgtcatttttatcatttttgtcattcttgtcatttttgtgatttttgtcatttttgtcattttttcatttttgtcatttttgtctatttatcagttttgaattttttgtcatttttgtgatttttgtcctttttgtcattttttgtcatttttgtctatttatcagttttgtaattattgtaatttttatcatttttgtcatttttgtcatttttctcatttttgtctatttatcagttttgtaatttttgtcatttttatcatttttgtcatttttgtcatttttgtcatttttgtcacttttgtcatttttgtcatttttgtcatttttgtcatttttgtcatttttgtcatttttgtcatttttgtcatttttgtcatttttgtcatttttgtcatttttgtaatttttgtcatttttgtcatttttgtctatttatcagttttgtaatttttgtcatttttatcatttttgagatttttgtcatttttgtcatttttgtcatttttgtcaattttgtctaattgtcatttttgtcatttttgtcatttttgtcatttttgccattttttgtcatttttgtcatttttgccatttttgtcatttttgtcctttttgtcatttcttgtcatttttttgtcatttttttgtcatttttttgtcatttttgtcattttgtcacttttgtcatttttgtcatttttgttatttttgaaacatatgtgctgataattttttcaatccaaaattgcAGGCAACGTGAAGCATCCGTGTTTGTTGGTTCAAAAAGGACAACTGGACAGCGTTCAAGATGGTGCCTTCCTGACCGGTTCCACAGATTCAAGCTGTTTCACGTCGGAAACTATCGACCATTCGGGCTCGGCGATCGGCGGGTGTTCAATGAGAGCAAACATCTGTACATTTTGTGTGTCACCGAAGAAGTAGCAAGCAAAAAAATCGACCCAAAAGATTCTGCCAAATGATACTGTGTTAAATAATGTTACGATACATTTAAATTAattctttttaataaaattagttAAGGATTTTAAAAGCTAGCATTAAAATTTAAGcgtattctttttttaaaaaaaaagttgaagaacaGATTTGCCTTAACGAAGTCATTCTTCTCTGAATTGTCGATTTAATATCTACTAATGTTCTAAAAGAGAAGCTTGCGAGAAAAGCTTACAATAGCAGTGTTGGTAAAGTAACTAATTTCCTTAAAATGAGGAGTTTAAAATCTGTACTTTTATAATTTAAGCCAAATCTGATCGCTATTTATTCTTCAAGTAATGAAAATCTGTTTGAAATACTCATAAACCAAAAACGGGAACAGCTTCCTTTTATCCACACGCTTGACTCAGTTCAAAAAGAGGCACATTAAATGTGCATTTATCACGCGTGTGCAACTTTTGTTCTTCAAACCTAGGTATTTATAAATCGTTTAAACTTATCTCAAAGGTatttataattgttaatttatttacatACAAAACCTGTTAGCACTGTCCTGAACTAATGCGGAAATGTATAAGATTTATTTAACTTAGTCACATTCTAACAGATTTATAAAATACTTGAAGATAATGTTTGTacacttaaaaatttctttccaaaattatatGATATGTCACTCACGCAAATCAAGGAAGAATTCACGAAACGGTTACGTGAAAAACCAGGTAAATTTTACGTTCCTTTTTCGAATGAGTGCAAGATCAAGTCAATTTTTCCCACCATATCAATTCTTCTTGCCGCTAGCAATCGCAAGCGTATAAAGATGCATTGACATggcaaacttgaaaatttccaaatcagGTAAGTTTTTTTGTAGCCCTATTTCAAAAGACCCTTTTCAGGGCCATTGGCCATGATCATATTAATTGTGTATCGGAATGTAAGGCGACTTGTGTGGGTGCTTGGGGATGTGTTTCGTCTGTGGTGAGTGAAGTACGAACGGGGTATGTGCTGTGTGGTGATAAATATTGCGTGTTCGAAGTTGGTATTTCTTTGTGATGCAAATTTCATGTGGACTGTCTGATATGTAGCAGGTAAAGTATGCGCAGTGTATTAAGATAAATGTTGAAAGTGGAGTGTCATATCCATGTCAGGTCTGTTCGTCATATTCTGCCTGTAAGAATGGCATATTGGTAAGTGATAATTCTATAATCTTATGTCATGTAGTCATTAACGTCATTTGTCTTATTCTTTCCATAAGTATGCAGTGTTAACAAAACTCCATTTTCAACCAGCCAATCAACGGAGAGCAAGCTTGGTGGTGATGTCAATATCTTTTAGATATGATGTCCTTTAATGAAGCTATTTTCGTGACGCTAGATCCGTTCGCTAATTTCAATTTGCATCCGCATAATGTTGctgtaagacgtaattctacatCAAAATGCTTCACCGCCAACCAGTATGTTCGAATACCTATATTGCAACCAACGTTGCATACCACTCTGTATCATTTCCATTTCTCGCAGCCAACAATAGATGGAGTCACTTGATGCAAGGTTTATTTGCTTCTGCCTGCTTCTTCCCAATCTACCTATCACCGACTGTATCGGTCTCTTTTTACCTATCGCAATGGCAGCAACATCATCAAtggaaatgtcaaatttttgctcGGTTAGAAGAAGCGCAGTAGCGAAAAATCAACTGCTGTTAGAAGA is a window encoding:
- the LOC129740387 gene encoding transcription factor 15-like, with protein sequence MNAISCCRVQVPKGCHRLTAGDECFSTFVVCGEVKMNVANRPAVVSVEFVVNGTDVASLKHNSYEELFGEVSYMVGSSGGSPDENSNGSAGGYVQRTQANARERLRTHSVNSAFTNLRLLIPTEPKNRKLSKIETLRLAKSYISHLIAVLMTGNVKHPCLLVQKGQLDSVQDGAFLTGSTDSSCFTSETIDHSGSAIGGCSMRANICTFCVSPKK